A single genomic interval of Terriglobus albidus harbors:
- a CDS encoding TonB-dependent receptor: protein MQTAYIALVSLALLSPAVAQETAPATPAPPPATQPAQSATQETPGAPAATTATVDAAQGGTIRGTVKTGNTPLPGVAITATNTLTGKKYTTSSDITGAFQMAIPKNGRYVVKAELAAFALDTKEVLFNATSPREATAAFGLQLASRVAAAEQQQTTAASRIQNGMQSLAMAGLGDANTSDATTGTANTGVSMPTMSGIGDNAATESVAVTGQMGQTNGLANFNEEEIRNRIEDAMAQARLQGGGQGDQINAVVNMIGGMLMGGGPGGGPGGGGPGGGGGFGGGGGGGFMIGGGGAGRGGFRNFNPTQFHGSLYFRGGNGALDATSYSLTGNPNKPDYSNSTFGLSLTGSPYIPGLFKPNTKQFFFLNAQGTLSTTPTNLYGTVPTPAQRAGDFSQYRPARSTAIVPIYDPRTGTQFACNGQTNVICANRITSQAAALLNYYPAPNMSTTNSQGYNYQTIATSQSNQWNINTRFIRNFGQASGPFGGRFGGGGGGGARQSGNAASRRQQQQALRQNINIGFNYSNSDSATPNIFAPLNTSGTSTGYGFNLGYTIGKGRLNNNATLNWNRSNSITTNLYTNQSNPALAAGILVGTAATQANPFYYGLPSLTITNFTGLSSSSPSNRVGQTLSFSDFVGWNHGKHNFRFGFDLRRVHSDSIGGNNTVGAFTFSGYATQAPGSASGSGAGFADFLLGLPQQSRVQAGLYKNYLREWVYDWYVQDDYRVASGLTLNYGLRYEYFSPYVEKYNHLVNLDHNADFTAVSVVQAGASGPYTGSFPRSLVNPYRGMFAPRVGLAWRPKFIKQTVVRTGYGMNYNTTQYGSFAGSLSNQQPFAVTQTNIANQQGCGVLQLASAFNCSTATVQNNFAVNRDYRLARVNIWNLDIQHTFGLGIVMNVGYNGTSAGDLDMRRAPNRTATGLTTTGAQAFTYEDSSGYSRFNALSVNLRKRMQKGISLGATYQYGHSIDNASSIGGSSATIAQNDQRLDLEEGNSSFDVRHKVTGNYVFELPFGPNRAFLASGGAWSHILNNWNISGNFTFATGGYFTPQYVGTTAQTATGGNYTLRPDRDFSQSIAGQGTVGRWFNTAAFVAESNPTHFGNSSRNSIRGPGTVSNDMALARNFSFGDTRGLETRFSATNIFNTVQYSGINSTVNSPTFGQVTSVAAMRRITFLARYRF from the coding sequence GTGCAAACGGCATACATTGCCTTGGTGTCTTTGGCACTGCTTTCCCCAGCGGTGGCCCAGGAAACTGCGCCCGCAACGCCCGCGCCGCCCCCGGCGACTCAGCCCGCGCAGAGCGCAACGCAGGAGACTCCGGGAGCCCCCGCAGCGACCACCGCAACCGTGGACGCAGCACAGGGCGGGACGATTCGCGGCACGGTGAAGACCGGCAATACGCCTCTTCCAGGGGTTGCGATTACCGCAACCAATACGCTGACCGGTAAGAAGTACACGACCAGCTCGGATATTACCGGCGCCTTCCAGATGGCGATTCCGAAGAATGGCCGTTACGTGGTCAAGGCTGAACTGGCCGCCTTTGCACTGGATACCAAGGAGGTGCTGTTCAACGCAACCTCTCCACGAGAAGCGACCGCAGCCTTCGGTCTGCAGCTCGCCAGCCGCGTAGCCGCCGCGGAACAGCAGCAGACGACCGCAGCCTCCCGCATCCAGAACGGCATGCAGTCGCTTGCGATGGCCGGGCTGGGCGATGCGAATACCTCCGACGCCACCACCGGAACAGCCAATACGGGCGTAAGCATGCCGACGATGAGCGGCATAGGAGATAACGCCGCCACCGAATCCGTAGCCGTGACCGGACAGATGGGACAGACGAACGGTCTGGCGAACTTCAACGAAGAAGAGATTCGCAACCGTATTGAAGATGCGATGGCGCAGGCACGCCTGCAGGGTGGCGGACAGGGAGACCAGATCAATGCCGTGGTGAACATGATCGGCGGCATGTTGATGGGCGGAGGGCCGGGTGGTGGCCCAGGTGGTGGAGGCCCAGGCGGCGGGGGAGGCTTCGGCGGAGGCGGTGGCGGCGGCTTTATGATCGGCGGCGGTGGCGCGGGGCGCGGCGGTTTCCGCAACTTCAACCCAACGCAGTTCCATGGATCGCTGTACTTCCGCGGAGGCAACGGAGCATTGGACGCCACCAGCTATTCGCTGACCGGCAATCCTAATAAGCCGGACTACTCCAACAGCACCTTCGGGCTTTCGCTGACCGGCTCACCGTACATCCCCGGTCTGTTCAAGCCGAATACCAAACAGTTCTTCTTCCTGAATGCACAGGGCACGCTGAGCACGACACCGACGAACCTCTACGGCACGGTACCGACGCCGGCGCAACGTGCGGGTGACTTCTCGCAGTACCGTCCCGCCAGATCGACGGCGATCGTACCGATCTACGACCCTCGGACGGGAACGCAGTTCGCCTGCAACGGCCAGACGAATGTGATCTGCGCAAACCGCATCACCTCGCAGGCTGCTGCGCTGCTGAACTACTATCCCGCGCCGAACATGTCGACGACGAACTCGCAGGGATACAACTACCAGACGATCGCGACCTCGCAGAGCAATCAGTGGAATATCAATACACGCTTCATTCGTAACTTCGGACAGGCAAGCGGCCCCTTCGGTGGGCGCTTCGGTGGTGGCGGCGGTGGTGGAGCACGTCAGAGCGGCAATGCAGCCAGCCGCCGGCAACAGCAGCAGGCCCTGCGGCAGAACATCAATATCGGCTTCAACTATTCGAACTCTGACTCCGCGACGCCGAATATCTTCGCTCCCCTGAACACTTCGGGAACTTCTACCGGATACGGCTTCAACCTCGGATACACCATCGGTAAAGGGCGGCTGAACAATAACGCTACGCTGAACTGGAACCGCAGCAACTCGATCACGACCAACCTGTACACCAACCAATCGAACCCTGCACTAGCCGCCGGCATCCTGGTGGGGACAGCAGCGACGCAGGCGAATCCCTTCTACTACGGCCTGCCATCACTCACGATCACGAATTTCACCGGCCTTTCGAGCAGCTCGCCATCGAACCGCGTTGGCCAGACCCTGTCATTCTCGGACTTCGTGGGATGGAATCACGGCAAGCACAACTTCCGCTTCGGCTTCGATCTGCGGCGCGTGCATAGTGACTCGATCGGCGGCAACAACACGGTCGGTGCATTTACCTTCTCGGGATATGCGACACAGGCGCCCGGCAGCGCCAGCGGCTCGGGCGCGGGCTTTGCGGACTTCCTGCTCGGTCTGCCGCAACAGTCACGCGTCCAGGCGGGCCTGTACAAGAACTATCTGCGTGAATGGGTCTATGACTGGTATGTCCAGGATGACTACCGTGTTGCCTCGGGCCTGACGTTGAACTATGGCCTCCGCTATGAGTACTTCTCTCCATACGTGGAGAAGTACAACCACCTGGTAAACCTTGACCACAATGCCGACTTCACCGCAGTGTCGGTTGTCCAGGCCGGCGCCAGCGGGCCATATACCGGCAGCTTCCCTCGGTCGCTGGTGAATCCATATCGCGGCATGTTTGCTCCGCGCGTCGGCCTTGCGTGGCGTCCGAAGTTCATCAAGCAGACGGTGGTTCGTACCGGATACGGCATGAACTACAACACGACGCAGTACGGCAGCTTTGCCGGCTCGCTGTCTAACCAGCAGCCGTTTGCGGTAACCCAGACCAACATCGCCAACCAGCAGGGATGCGGCGTGCTGCAACTGGCGAGCGCCTTCAACTGCTCAACGGCGACAGTGCAGAACAACTTCGCCGTCAACCGCGACTATCGTCTGGCGCGGGTGAACATCTGGAATCTGGATATTCAGCACACCTTCGGTCTAGGCATCGTAATGAATGTCGGCTACAACGGGACATCGGCGGGCGACCTGGATATGCGCCGCGCTCCGAACCGCACAGCAACCGGCCTGACCACTACCGGAGCGCAGGCGTTTACCTATGAAGACTCCTCGGGCTACTCACGATTCAACGCGCTGAGCGTGAATCTGCGCAAGCGCATGCAGAAGGGCATCAGCCTGGGAGCGACGTATCAGTACGGCCATTCGATCGACAATGCCAGCTCGATCGGCGGCAGCTCGGCGACGATCGCGCAGAACGATCAGAGACTTGATCTCGAAGAGGGTAACTCCAGCTTCGACGTGCGGCATAAGGTAACGGGCAACTATGTTTTCGAGCTTCCCTTCGGACCGAACCGCGCCTTCCTGGCAAGCGGCGGAGCGTGGTCACACATTCTGAATAACTGGAACATCTCGGGCAACTTCACCTTTGCTACGGGCGGTTACTTCACACCGCAGTACGTGGGCACTACGGCCCAGACGGCGACAGGTGGCAACTACACGCTGCGCCCCGATCGAGACTTCTCGCAGTCGATCGCCGGTCAGGGGACCGTAGGACGCTGGTTCAATACTGCCGCGTTTGTCGCTGAATCAAACCCGACGCACTTCGGGAACTCTTCGCGCAACTCAATCCGCGGTCCCGGAACGGTTTCTAACGACATGGCGCTGGCACGTAACTTCAGC
- a CDS encoding DUF5666 domain-containing protein encodes MTTMTRLAIRFVSLLGVLAVPAAPVTAQMMGSGGGPMGSGGGQAVRGTVTSASADNIAIKGDDGASYKVIVTVNTRIMQQREPVKAADIKPGEYVVAMGQADEATKEVHAGIVMVMSAEQAEQMKARAAELQASLGKTWIMGKITAMDETKLTIERPDKMSQVIEVDENTSMHRGGRGAMMGGMGMGPSGIGTGSGRGMGNGSGDGPRTRRNQDGQSQQGPPPEGEAITLADIKVGDNIRAEGALKGNTFVPKTLNVLPQRGQRGPRPGGEQSQPPQQ; translated from the coding sequence ATGACCACCATGACACGTCTGGCAATCCGATTCGTATCCCTGCTTGGAGTTCTCGCCGTCCCTGCCGCTCCGGTAACGGCTCAGATGATGGGTAGCGGTGGCGGCCCGATGGGCTCCGGAGGCGGACAGGCGGTTCGAGGTACGGTTACCTCTGCCAGCGCGGACAACATTGCCATCAAGGGCGATGATGGCGCCAGCTATAAGGTCATAGTCACGGTGAATACCCGCATCATGCAACAGCGCGAACCGGTGAAGGCCGCGGACATCAAGCCCGGCGAATACGTTGTCGCGATGGGGCAGGCAGACGAGGCCACCAAAGAAGTCCACGCTGGCATAGTGATGGTGATGTCGGCTGAGCAGGCGGAGCAGATGAAGGCACGGGCCGCCGAGCTGCAGGCAAGCCTGGGCAAGACCTGGATCATGGGAAAGATCACGGCGATGGATGAGACCAAACTGACCATCGAGCGGCCGGACAAGATGTCGCAGGTGATTGAGGTGGATGAGAACACTTCAATGCATCGCGGAGGCCGCGGAGCCATGATGGGCGGTATGGGAATGGGACCCAGCGGGATTGGCACGGGATCTGGCCGCGGTATGGGCAATGGCTCGGGAGATGGCCCCCGCACGCGCCGCAACCAGGATGGACAGAGCCAGCAGGGACCGCCGCCAGAGGGAGAGGCCATTACCCTGGCCGACATTAAGGTAGGCGACAACATCAGGGCGGAGGGAGCGCTGAAGGGCAACACCTTCGTTCCCAAGACGCTGAATGTACTGCCGCAACGTGGCCAGCGTGGACCACGACCGGGCGGAGAACAGAGTCAGCCGCCGCAGCAGTAA
- a CDS encoding VIT1/CCC1 transporter family protein, which translates to MNPAVHDERHFLSGDTVRDVVIGLSDGLTVPFALAAGLSGAVSNTHIVVLAGLAEIAAGSLAMGLGGYLAARGDAEHYTSELKREQSEIVTHTRDEEDEIYEIFQQYGVTRQESEPVLLALKRNPEAWVDFMMRFELGLDKPDPRRAVFSAATIAFSYVAGGLVPLMPYIVLSQATKALQLSVVITLLALAVFGAVKGRLLGTPWLRSAAQTALVGGLAAAAAYGLAKLFSTV; encoded by the coding sequence ATGAATCCCGCTGTGCACGACGAGCGGCACTTTCTGTCCGGGGACACCGTCCGCGACGTCGTCATTGGACTTTCCGACGGACTCACCGTCCCCTTCGCCCTGGCCGCCGGTCTCAGCGGAGCCGTCTCCAACACTCATATAGTAGTTCTCGCCGGACTGGCCGAGATCGCTGCCGGCTCCCTGGCCATGGGGCTGGGCGGCTACCTCGCCGCCCGCGGCGACGCCGAACACTATACCTCCGAGCTCAAGCGTGAGCAAAGCGAGATCGTCACCCACACCCGCGACGAGGAGGACGAGATCTACGAGATCTTCCAGCAGTACGGCGTCACCCGGCAGGAGAGCGAGCCCGTACTGTTGGCGCTGAAGCGCAACCCCGAAGCCTGGGTCGATTTCATGATGCGTTTCGAACTCGGCCTCGACAAACCCGACCCTCGCCGGGCGGTCTTCAGCGCCGCTACCATCGCCTTTTCATATGTCGCCGGCGGTCTGGTTCCCTTGATGCCCTATATCGTGCTCTCACAGGCCACCAAAGCACTGCAGCTTTCGGTGGTCATTACATTGCTGGCCCTCGCTGTCTTCGGTGCGGTTAAGGGCAGACTGCTGGGGACGCCCTGGCTGCGCAGCGCTGCACAGACGGCTCTTGTCGGCGGTCTGGCGGCAGCCGCGGCCTACGGCCTGGCAAAACTCTTCAGCACTGTGTAA
- the egtB gene encoding ergothioneine biosynthesis protein EgtB, with translation MPIEDAAGQQTNAGLMRVRFRETRSATEELCRSLTAEDMMVQSCPEASPTKWHLAHTSWFFETFILREFVPGYRPFDDRFLWLFNSYYKSLGEMPEKKLRASFSRPGLDEILAFRRHVNEAMDRLFETGAPEAALSRVLLGLHHEQQHLELIATDIKHAFFTNPLHPAFIADTLPVAEIPAPPIAWIGYEGGLAEIGDPGSEFSFDNETPRHRVFLEPYQLASRLTTCAEYLAFMEDAGYQRPELWLSEGWDTVEREGWRAPLYWRRDETGRWQIFTMRGWQSLKDLSETPVCHVSFFEADAFARWSGKRLATEFEWEHAAAQLPIAGNLFESGLLHPSAAPITSGLTQIFGDVWEWTASAYTGYPGYKPLPGALGEYNGKFMSSQMVLRGGSCVTPVSHLRASYRNFFQPATRWQFSGIRLADGVNA, from the coding sequence ATGCCGATTGAAGATGCCGCAGGACAGCAGACCAATGCGGGCCTCATGCGTGTGCGCTTTCGTGAAACACGGAGCGCAACGGAGGAACTCTGTCGTAGCCTGACTGCCGAAGACATGATGGTGCAGTCCTGCCCGGAGGCGAGCCCCACCAAATGGCACCTGGCTCATACCAGTTGGTTCTTCGAGACCTTTATCCTCCGCGAGTTCGTTCCGGGATACCGTCCCTTCGACGACCGCTTCCTCTGGCTCTTCAACAGCTATTACAAGTCGCTCGGCGAGATGCCGGAGAAGAAGCTCCGTGCCTCCTTCTCCCGTCCCGGCCTTGACGAGATCCTCGCCTTTCGCCGTCATGTCAACGAGGCGATGGATCGCCTCTTTGAGACGGGCGCTCCCGAAGCTGCGCTTAGCCGTGTCCTTCTCGGTCTGCATCATGAGCAGCAGCATCTGGAACTGATCGCGACCGACATCAAGCACGCCTTCTTCACCAATCCACTGCACCCGGCCTTTATCGCGGATACTCTGCCGGTTGCCGAGATTCCTGCGCCTCCTATCGCGTGGATCGGGTATGAAGGCGGCCTTGCAGAGATCGGAGACCCGGGCAGCGAGTTCAGCTTCGACAACGAGACACCGCGCCACCGCGTCTTCCTCGAGCCCTATCAGCTTGCCTCCCGTCTGACGACCTGTGCCGAGTACCTCGCCTTCATGGAAGATGCAGGCTATCAGCGTCCCGAGCTCTGGCTCAGCGAAGGCTGGGATACCGTCGAGCGTGAAGGCTGGCGAGCGCCGCTCTACTGGCGCCGCGATGAGACCGGCCGATGGCAGATCTTTACGATGCGTGGCTGGCAGTCCCTGAAGGATCTCTCAGAGACGCCCGTCTGTCATGTCAGCTTCTTCGAAGCCGATGCCTTCGCCCGTTGGTCCGGCAAACGCCTCGCCACAGAGTTTGAGTGGGAGCACGCTGCCGCCCAGCTTCCCATCGCCGGCAATCTCTTCGAGAGCGGTCTGCTTCATCCTTCCGCCGCGCCTATCACTTCGGGTCTCACCCAGATCTTCGGGGATGTATGGGAGTGGACCGCGAGCGCCTATACCGGCTATCCCGGCTACAAGCCGCTGCCTGGAGCTCTGGGGGAGTACAACGGCAAGTTCATGTCCTCGCAGATGGTACTGCGCGGCGGCTCCTGCGTCACGCCGGTCAGCCATCTTCGCGCCAGTTATCGCAACTTCTTCCAGCCAGCTACGCGCTGGCAGTTCTCCGGTATCCGCCTCGCCGATGGAGTCAATGCATGA
- the egtD gene encoding L-histidine N(alpha)-methyltransferase yields the protein MSAAVPMLPACISPELQYAISCEVRNGLFCEGQKTLSPWLFYDEEGSALFERITELPEYYPTRTERALFERHGAAIIATAAGKQRLSVLELGAGTATKTGILLEDVVRRQGSVRYIPVDVSASALDEARISLERRLPGVHVHPMVRNYVLDPLDRPMVDGRLLALYIGSSVGNFSPEEARAILRNLASILRPGDALLLGTDMIKDEETLLAAYNDAAGVTAEFNRNVLRRLNREMGADFDLAAFRHIATWNPHESRIEMHLQALRRQAIHFPSLGTIECEAGETLHTENSYKFTTQSLRDLFADTGFRAEKQWRDDRNWFSVTLARLLPD from the coding sequence ATGAGCGCTGCAGTCCCGATGCTTCCAGCTTGTATCTCGCCTGAACTGCAGTACGCCATCTCCTGCGAGGTCCGCAACGGGCTCTTCTGCGAGGGGCAGAAAACACTTTCGCCCTGGCTCTTCTACGACGAGGAAGGCTCTGCTCTTTTTGAGCGCATCACCGAGCTGCCCGAGTACTATCCCACGCGCACTGAACGCGCTCTCTTTGAGCGGCATGGTGCGGCGATCATCGCCACGGCCGCAGGGAAGCAGCGTCTGTCAGTCCTTGAGCTTGGAGCGGGTACTGCGACCAAGACCGGCATCCTTCTCGAAGATGTTGTCCGCCGGCAGGGAAGTGTTCGCTACATCCCGGTCGATGTCTCGGCCAGCGCGCTCGATGAGGCCCGCATCTCGCTCGAACGCCGCCTGCCCGGCGTGCACGTCCATCCGATGGTTCGCAATTACGTGCTCGATCCTCTGGATCGCCCGATGGTGGATGGCCGTCTGCTGGCGCTCTATATCGGCTCGTCGGTCGGCAATTTCTCACCAGAAGAAGCGCGCGCTATTCTGCGCAACCTCGCCTCCATCCTTCGTCCCGGTGATGCGCTTCTATTGGGCACCGACATGATCAAGGATGAGGAGACGCTGCTGGCTGCCTACAACGACGCCGCCGGCGTCACTGCCGAGTTCAACCGCAATGTACTTCGCCGCCTGAACCGGGAGATGGGCGCAGACTTCGATCTCGCGGCCTTCCGCCACATCGCCACCTGGAATCCGCATGAGAGCCGCATCGAAATGCACCTGCAGGCTCTCCGTCGGCAGGCGATCCACTTTCCCTCATTGGGGACCATCGAATGCGAAGCCGGTGAGACTCTCCACACGGAGAACAGCTACAAGTTCACCACTCAAAGCCTGCGAGACCTCTTCGCCGACACCGGCTTCCGCGCAGAAAAACAATGGCGCGACGACCGCAACTGGTTCTCCGTCACCCTCGCCCGCCTGCTTCCGGATTAA
- a CDS encoding IS110 family transposase — protein sequence MKKVSKAQWLEEMGSDRPALTVGLDLGDRYSHYCLLNAGKEVMEEGRIQSTEAAFRRHFEGEERQRIALECGTHSPWVSRLLKSLGHQVIVANARKIAAISSSESKNDRNDAEQLARFAASDPKLLAPLLHRSMERQQDLNLIQARATLVRARTMLVNALRGLVKSAGGRLPACSTESFPVRVRASIPSVLTTVAVPLLEQIATLNRQIDSMEEQIEKLGTRYPEIGVLRTVPGVGPVVAATYVLTLDRPNIASNRSAGAWLGLRPGQSQSGDSDPELGISKTGNRYLRSLLVQSAQYILGRFGPDSALRRWGLKLASSGGKRAKKRAIVAVARKLAVLLHSMWRSGQSFQHFPQPAMATVA from the coding sequence ATGAAGAAGGTTAGCAAAGCGCAGTGGTTAGAGGAAATGGGGAGTGACAGGCCAGCGCTGACGGTAGGGCTTGATTTAGGGGACCGTTACAGCCACTACTGTCTGTTGAACGCAGGGAAGGAAGTGATGGAGGAAGGTCGTATCCAGAGTACGGAGGCGGCGTTCCGACGTCATTTCGAGGGCGAGGAGCGGCAGCGAATAGCACTGGAGTGCGGCACGCACTCTCCGTGGGTAAGCCGTTTGCTCAAGTCTTTAGGTCATCAGGTGATCGTGGCCAATGCGCGCAAGATCGCGGCGATCAGCTCGAGTGAATCGAAGAACGATCGCAACGATGCCGAGCAGCTGGCTCGCTTCGCGGCGTCTGATCCTAAGTTGCTGGCGCCGCTGCTTCACCGCAGCATGGAGCGGCAGCAGGACCTGAACCTGATCCAGGCGCGGGCTACGCTAGTACGTGCGCGGACGATGCTGGTCAACGCGTTGCGTGGCCTGGTCAAAAGCGCCGGTGGCCGTCTGCCGGCCTGTTCCACCGAGTCGTTTCCTGTGCGGGTGCGGGCATCGATTCCGTCTGTGCTGACGACGGTAGCGGTTCCGTTGTTGGAGCAGATCGCGACGTTGAACCGTCAGATCGACAGTATGGAAGAACAGATCGAAAAGCTGGGTACCAGGTATCCGGAGATCGGTGTGCTGCGTACGGTTCCAGGCGTGGGTCCTGTGGTGGCGGCCACGTATGTACTCACGCTGGACCGGCCCAATATAGCAAGCAACCGTTCCGCAGGTGCGTGGCTCGGTCTGCGACCCGGACAAAGTCAGTCGGGGGACTCGGATCCGGAGTTAGGCATCTCCAAGACCGGCAACCGATATTTACGAAGTCTGCTGGTGCAGTCGGCGCAATACATCCTGGGTCGCTTCGGTCCTGACTCAGCCTTGCGTCGCTGGGGCCTCAAGCTGGCATCCAGTGGAGGCAAGAGAGCAAAAAAGCGAGCTATCGTGGCGGTGGCCCGTAAACTGGCGGTCCTGTTGCACAGCATGTGGCGCAGCGGACAGAGCTTCCAACACTTCCCTCAACCTGCAATGGCCACCGTAGCCTGA
- a CDS encoding glycoside hydrolase family 27 protein → MKFLRLLPFVVALPLAAQQRVALTPPMGWNSWNHFAGRVTDADVRAAADAIVSSGMKDAGYIYVNIDDTWEGKRDASGVLHTNEKFPDMKALGDYIHSKGLKFGIYSSPGPQTCARFEGSYQHEEQDAKTWAEWGVDYIKYDLCSYRTIMREAAAKDPANGEKIQSDLMRQAYQKISDAIRKTGRPMVLSLCQYGWDEVWTWAPSLGGNLWRSTGDISDSYLSMSQIGFSQAGLSKYAGPGHWNDPDMLEVGNGRMTAEEYRTHMSLWSLLAAPLLAGNDLSKMSDETKSILLNKEVIAIDQDSLGKQGDRVWGKGALEVWAKPLSNGKVAVGLFNRSLEAAPVSVRFADAGAKSSAKVRDVWAGKDLGTKQGSYTANVAAHGVVLLILE, encoded by the coding sequence ATGAAATTTCTACGTTTGCTCCCCTTCGTAGTCGCGTTGCCGCTTGCTGCGCAGCAGCGCGTTGCCCTCACACCGCCCATGGGCTGGAACAGTTGGAATCACTTTGCGGGACGCGTAACGGATGCCGATGTCCGCGCCGCGGCCGATGCCATCGTCTCCAGCGGCATGAAAGATGCCGGCTATATCTATGTGAATATCGATGACACCTGGGAAGGCAAGCGCGATGCCAGCGGTGTCCTTCACACCAATGAAAAATTCCCGGACATGAAAGCGCTGGGAGACTACATCCACTCCAAGGGTTTGAAGTTCGGTATCTACTCCTCGCCCGGGCCGCAGACCTGCGCTCGGTTCGAGGGCAGCTATCAGCATGAAGAGCAGGATGCGAAGACCTGGGCTGAGTGGGGTGTCGATTACATCAAGTACGACCTCTGCAGCTATCGCACCATCATGCGTGAAGCAGCCGCCAAAGATCCCGCCAACGGCGAGAAGATCCAGTCGGACCTGATGCGGCAGGCGTATCAGAAGATCTCGGACGCTATCCGCAAGACCGGCCGCCCGATGGTGCTCTCACTGTGCCAGTACGGCTGGGATGAGGTGTGGACGTGGGCGCCGTCTCTGGGCGGCAATCTGTGGCGGTCGACCGGCGATATCAGCGACAGCTATCTCTCCATGTCGCAGATTGGCTTCTCGCAAGCGGGCCTTTCTAAATATGCCGGACCGGGACACTGGAACGATCCTGACATGCTGGAGGTCGGCAATGGACGCATGACCGCGGAGGAATATCGCACTCACATGAGTCTGTGGTCTCTGCTGGCCGCTCCGCTACTCGCAGGGAATGACCTGAGCAAGATGAGCGATGAGACCAAGTCGATTCTGCTGAACAAAGAGGTAATCGCGATCGATCAAGATTCTCTGGGCAAACAGGGTGATCGTGTCTGGGGTAAGGGTGCGCTGGAGGTATGGGCGAAGCCGTTGAGCAATGGCAAGGTTGCGGTGGGATTGTTCAATCGCAGCCTGGAGGCGGCTCCGGTGAGTGTCCGGTTTGCGGATGCGGGGGCGAAGAGCTCGGCAAAGGTGCGTGATGTGTGGGCGGGTAAGGATCTGGGGACGAAGCAGGGTTCTTATACGGCCAATGTGGCGGCACATGGTGTGGTGTTGTTGATTCTGGAATAG
- a CDS encoding VOC family protein, with protein sequence MSTKKLAYLELPATSTSAMKTFYGDLFGWTFQDWGPTYTSFSEAGLDGGFNADDSQRTKAPLPIIQTDDIASMETRVREAGGTITMPTFQFPGGRRFHFTDPSGNELAVMQLD encoded by the coding sequence ATGTCCACAAAGAAGCTTGCATATCTGGAACTGCCCGCCACCAGCACATCGGCAATGAAGACCTTCTACGGTGACCTTTTCGGCTGGACCTTCCAGGACTGGGGACCGACCTACACATCCTTCTCCGAAGCCGGACTCGACGGCGGCTTCAACGCCGACGACAGCCAACGCACCAAGGCTCCACTGCCCATCATCCAGACCGACGACATCGCCTCGATGGAAACACGTGTGCGAGAGGCAGGCGGCACCATCACCATGCCAACCTTCCAGTTCCCCGGCGGCCGCCGCTTCCACTTCACCGACCCAAGCGGCAACGAACTAGCAGTCATGCAACTCGACTAG